The following proteins come from a genomic window of Mariniflexile sp. TRM1-10:
- a CDS encoding DUF2200 domain-containing protein has translation MNDTSHHDERIAKMIFASVYPHYITKVEKKGRTKDELHQVIKWLTGYEEKKLQELIEKKVTFEQFFQNADLNPNTQLITGVICGYRIEDIKNPLTQQVRYLDKLVDELAKGRKMDKILRGS, from the coding sequence ATGAATGATACAAGCCATCACGATGAGCGTATAGCAAAAATGATATTTGCCTCAGTATATCCACATTATATCACAAAAGTGGAGAAGAAAGGCAGAACGAAAGACGAGTTACACCAAGTCATTAAGTGGCTAACAGGTTATGAAGAAAAAAAGCTGCAGGAACTCATTGAAAAAAAAGTGACTTTTGAACAATTTTTTCAGAATGCTGACTTAAACCCTAATACGCAACTAATAACTGGTGTGATATGTGGCTATCGCATAGAAGACATTAAAAACCCATTAACACAACAGGTAAGATATTTAGATAAGTTAGTAGATGAATTGGCAAAAGGACGCAAGATGGACAAAATATTGCGAGGTTCCTAA